One Hydrogenobacter sp. genomic window carries:
- a CDS encoding AI-2E family transporter — translation MTREKIFSYFLLGVTAFFTLLVFVILTPFLKPILWAIIFALVIYPIHLKFSKCLRGDTLSALIITSLALIFIVIPFFLIGLVAVKQSMEIMRTLIEYLQNHTLIDALHSLYKLPFADRLLTEQMLQKLYEYIQSEEFRNTLTSYLGKLTQKAGEIFTSMIFATGSVVFKSFVFIISLFFILRDGKRFLEFFERFLPMHREDLYEVLLTVYKTVLAVVYGSIGVAIFQAILSFTAYTIIGINYALVWALLTFIASFIPPFGTGFVWFPIAIYSFFSKSVFYGIFMLLWGFLIISTVDNVVRPLIMKKGIRMPYIALFFSTVGGLLTFGFLGLFLGPIVFTTLFSLAVIYERRILKQDQ, via the coding sequence AAACCCATACTATGGGCTATAATCTTTGCCTTAGTAATCTATCCCATACATTTGAAGTTTTCTAAATGTCTACGTGGTGACACATTATCGGCTCTGATTATAACCTCTTTGGCACTTATTTTTATAGTTATACCTTTCTTTCTCATAGGTTTGGTAGCTGTTAAGCAAAGTATGGAGATAATGAGAACGCTAATTGAATATCTTCAAAACCACACACTCATAGATGCTCTGCACAGTCTTTATAAACTACCCTTTGCGGATAGACTTCTCACTGAACAGATGCTACAAAAGCTTTACGAATATATACAATCTGAAGAGTTCAGAAATACCCTTACATCTTATCTGGGTAAATTAACGCAAAAAGCTGGAGAGATCTTCACATCAATGATTTTTGCTACAGGCTCTGTGGTCTTTAAGTCCTTCGTATTTATAATCAGTTTATTTTTTATCCTCAGGGATGGTAAAAGATTTTTGGAGTTTTTTGAAAGATTTCTCCCTATGCACAGGGAGGATCTCTATGAGGTTCTTTTGACAGTTTACAAAACTGTGCTTGCTGTAGTTTATGGAAGCATAGGTGTCGCTATATTTCAAGCTATCCTAAGTTTCACAGCTTACACTATAATAGGGATAAATTATGCTCTTGTATGGGCTTTGCTCACTTTTATAGCGTCTTTTATTCCACCTTTCGGGACGGGCTTTGTATGGTTCCCCATAGCCATATACAGCTTTTTTAGTAAAAGTGTATTTTACGGCATATTTATGCTATTGTGGGGGTTCCTGATTATATCAACAGTTGACAATGTAGTAAGACCATTGATCATGAAGAAGGGCATAAGAATGCCTTATATAGCGCTTTTCTTTTCAACGGTGGGTGGATTACTTACTTTTGGATTTCTCGGGCTTTTCTTAGGTCCTATCGTTTTTACTACACTCTTTTCCCTGGCGGTAATATACGAGAGGAGAATACTCAAACAAGATCAATAG
- the purD gene encoding phosphoribosylamine--glycine ligase, which yields MKLLVVGNGGREHALVWKLSQSKLVKEIYVAKGNAGAWEIAKKVDIEPTNVKDLAEFVSKEGIDFTIVGPEAPLVEGIVDEFEMRGLKIFGPNKTASQLEGSKAFAKSFMQKYNIPTAVYDVFEDPAKAKRFIKDFGTPLVIKADGLAGGKGAMVCYDEKTAMEAIDKLMVRGELGISGKRVVIEQFLEGQEVSYIVLLDGERYLPLPSSQDHKRLLDGDAGPNTGGMGAYSPTPFVNEEIERVIQKQVIERLIRGLKEEGIYYRGFLYAGLMLTEDGPKVLEFNVRLGDPEAQPILMRIKGDFAKNLLDFYEGKYTEIEIDNRCALCVVLASRGYPEKPQVGDVVYGLDNIKDDDIVVFHAGTDIQNGKVVVRGGRVLNVCAWGYNLREAREKVYGAIERIRFEGMQYRKDIGLKAIDLV from the coding sequence GTGAAACTGCTTGTGGTTGGAAACGGAGGAAGGGAACACGCTTTAGTTTGGAAGCTGAGTCAAAGTAAACTTGTAAAAGAGATATATGTGGCTAAGGGAAATGCAGGCGCATGGGAGATAGCAAAAAAAGTTGACATAGAACCTACCAACGTAAAAGATCTCGCGGAGTTTGTTTCAAAGGAGGGAATAGATTTCACCATAGTAGGACCTGAGGCACCTTTGGTGGAAGGCATAGTTGATGAGTTTGAAATGAGAGGTCTAAAGATATTTGGACCAAATAAAACAGCATCACAGCTTGAAGGAAGTAAAGCTTTTGCCAAAAGCTTTATGCAAAAGTACAATATACCTACAGCGGTTTATGATGTTTTTGAGGACCCAGCAAAAGCAAAAAGATTTATAAAGGATTTTGGTACACCTCTTGTAATAAAGGCGGACGGTCTTGCTGGAGGGAAGGGTGCTATGGTTTGCTATGATGAAAAGACAGCAATGGAGGCTATAGATAAATTGATGGTGAGAGGAGAACTTGGAATTTCAGGTAAAAGGGTAGTTATAGAGCAGTTCCTTGAGGGACAGGAAGTGTCTTACATAGTACTTTTAGATGGAGAGAGATACCTACCGCTCCCCTCTTCTCAGGACCACAAAAGACTTCTTGATGGTGACGCAGGACCTAATACTGGAGGTATGGGAGCTTATTCACCCACACCCTTTGTTAACGAAGAGATAGAAAGAGTCATACAAAAGCAAGTAATAGAAAGGTTGATAAGGGGGCTAAAAGAAGAAGGCATCTACTACAGAGGTTTTTTGTATGCGGGGCTTATGCTAACCGAAGATGGACCGAAAGTTCTTGAATTTAATGTGAGGCTCGGAGATCCCGAAGCTCAACCTATTCTTATGAGAATAAAAGGAGATTTTGCGAAAAACCTTTTGGACTTTTATGAAGGTAAATATACAGAAATAGAAATAGATAACAGGTGCGCTCTCTGTGTAGTATTGGCAAGCAGAGGCTATCCGGAGAAACCTCAAGTAGGGGACGTTGTATACGGACTTGACAATATAAAGGATGACGATATAGTGGTGTTCCATGCGGGAACCGATATACAGAATGGTAAGGTTGTGGTACGGGGCGGAAGGGTTCTCAACGTATGTGCTTGGGGTTATAATCTTCGAGAAGCAAGGGAAAAGGTATACGGAGCTATAGAAAGGATAAGATTTGAAGGTATGCAATATAGAAAGGACATAGGTCTCAAAGCTATTGATCTTGTTTGA
- a CDS encoding acetoin utilization protein AcuC, producing MKKLIGSLKYKNLRYTQNHPLRIPRVSLLVEFLKAMDLIKEDELLESRNATEEELLFYHTPDYIEALKEVDRCMCVKDGYREKYNIGTYENPISPAMWRGSLLATGSSIQAVEIFLKGGVAFNPAGGMHHAYPNRANGFCFLNDPAISIEFLKRLGIRKILYIDLDAHHCDAIQDHYYEDDSVFVLSLHQSPEYAFPFKTGFLEETGNGRGERFNMNVPLPKGIKDRDYLYALERSLEIVKEIFEPDAYILQLGTDTLREDYLSKFELSNAGFLEAFRIVRNFFGDGIYLGGGGYHPIALVRAWTLIWCEITDREIPIKINAKSKELLLSVNFEEFDDETDRSYMYDYLLDEFNEEPVREDVKRLLEKLKAYFLL from the coding sequence ATGAAAAAACTTATAGGAAGTTTAAAATATAAGAATCTTAGATATACGCAGAACCATCCGCTTAGAATACCACGCGTTTCCCTGCTCGTTGAGTTTTTAAAAGCCATGGATCTTATAAAGGAAGATGAACTACTTGAAAGTCGGAATGCAACTGAAGAAGAGCTTTTATTTTATCATACACCAGACTACATTGAAGCGCTGAAAGAAGTTGATAGATGCATGTGTGTAAAAGATGGATATAGGGAAAAATACAACATAGGTACTTATGAAAATCCCATATCACCAGCTATGTGGAGAGGCTCTCTCTTGGCTACGGGTTCTTCCATACAGGCTGTTGAGATCTTTCTAAAAGGCGGTGTAGCATTCAATCCAGCCGGAGGTATGCATCACGCTTATCCAAACAGGGCAAACGGCTTTTGCTTTTTGAATGACCCTGCCATCAGCATAGAGTTTCTAAAAAGGCTTGGCATAAGAAAGATACTTTATATAGACCTTGATGCACACCATTGTGATGCTATTCAAGATCATTATTACGAAGATGACAGCGTATTTGTTCTCTCCTTGCACCAATCTCCTGAGTATGCCTTTCCTTTCAAAACCGGTTTCTTGGAGGAAACAGGTAATGGCAGAGGAGAGAGGTTTAATATGAACGTTCCACTTCCAAAAGGTATAAAAGACAGAGATTATCTTTACGCTCTTGAAAGGAGCTTGGAAATAGTGAAAGAAATATTTGAGCCAGACGCCTATATACTACAGCTTGGTACTGACACACTAAGAGAAGATTACCTTTCTAAGTTTGAACTTTCCAATGCGGGATTTTTAGAGGCTTTTAGAATAGTAAGGAATTTCTTCGGGGATGGTATCTATTTAGGAGGTGGAGGTTATCACCCTATAGCTCTTGTGAGGGCTTGGACTCTCATCTGGTGTGAAATTACAGATAGAGAAATCCCTATAAAGATAAACGCCAAATCTAAGGAGCTACTTTTGAGTGTGAATTTTGAAGAGTTTGATGATGAAACGGACAGAAGTTATATGTACGATTACCTTTTAGATGAGTTCAATGAAGAGCCTGTAAGGGAAGATGTCAAAAGGCTTCTGGAAAAGTTAAAGGCATACTTTTTGCTATAA
- a CDS encoding CBS domain-containing protein: MMKEVDISQLCTFVPSVEYTVGIKEAVKLFNEHELHEFFVVVRDGKPVGWVKKRDVFLAVYGQSLSIGDLTKPLTRLRNLKTTADKINGLFDFFNLKKDPLIVVNKDGSYLGVLFYHVLLHYVCMHKDAETSIFQKLRNFFGQPYYLYAFFLKGKKTFREEYGTVKEEGLYKILYEDVKDSILGDVSIVKDEGEVYALSKEKLSKGKIKEIIEGFHKEFSLLYADAKPVHVQGYMIPLEIVKSYEELFKITSDTKDRLKGVDVSFFIMYGLQPSVIICEYEAKELIVKIKEQITEDFKKVLERINREDRELWEYVLYDFFKEYPYFELFYIMNEKGIQISNNVINPKIKYHIKAGKKGADRSEKMYFKQAMKDGIYISDIYISQATDDFCITLSAKFQYKDRTYVLAGDINYKEIHNLVKSYTKVSAS; encoded by the coding sequence ATGATGAAGGAAGTGGATATTTCACAGCTTTGTACCTTTGTACCTTCTGTGGAATATACTGTAGGTATTAAGGAAGCTGTTAAGCTTTTTAACGAACACGAGCTACACGAATTTTTTGTAGTTGTCAGAGACGGGAAACCCGTTGGATGGGTAAAAAAGAGGGATGTGTTCCTCGCTGTATACGGACAAAGTCTTTCAATTGGTGACCTTACAAAACCACTTACCAGACTCAGAAATCTTAAAACCACTGCGGATAAAATCAACGGACTTTTTGATTTCTTTAATCTGAAAAAAGACCCGCTGATAGTTGTAAACAAAGATGGATCATATTTAGGCGTACTTTTTTATCACGTTCTTTTGCATTACGTTTGCATGCACAAAGATGCAGAGACATCCATTTTCCAGAAGTTGAGAAACTTCTTCGGACAGCCTTATTACCTTTACGCATTCTTTCTCAAAGGGAAGAAGACCTTCAGAGAAGAATACGGGACTGTTAAAGAGGAAGGTCTTTATAAGATACTATACGAGGATGTAAAAGACAGTATCTTGGGTGATGTATCCATCGTCAAGGATGAGGGGGAAGTTTACGCCCTCTCAAAAGAGAAACTCAGTAAAGGAAAAATAAAAGAAATAATAGAGGGTTTTCATAAAGAGTTTTCACTGCTCTATGCGGATGCAAAGCCCGTTCATGTTCAGGGCTACATGATACCCTTAGAGATCGTAAAAAGTTACGAGGAACTTTTCAAGATAACTTCAGACACTAAGGATAGGTTAAAAGGTGTGGATGTATCCTTTTTCATAATGTATGGGCTACAGCCTTCTGTCATTATATGTGAGTACGAAGCAAAGGAACTTATCGTAAAGATAAAGGAACAGATAACTGAGGACTTTAAAAAGGTTCTTGAGAGGATAAATAGGGAAGATAGGGAACTGTGGGAATATGTACTTTACGACTTTTTCAAAGAGTATCCATACTTTGAACTCTTCTATATAATGAACGAAAAAGGTATTCAGATATCCAACAATGTCATAAATCCCAAAATAAAGTATCACATAAAGGCAGGCAAAAAGGGAGCGGACAGATCCGAAAAGATGTACTTTAAGCAGGCTATGAAGGATGGCATATATATATCGGATATATACATATCCCAAGCAACGGATGATTTTTGCATAACATTGTCAGCAAAATTCCAATATAAAGACAGGACTTATGTGCTTGCCGGAGACATAAACTACAAAGAAATACACAATCTCGTAAAGAGTTATACCAAAGTAAGTGCGTCATGA
- a CDS encoding LL-diaminopimelate aminotransferase, with product MSFEYSERIKSLPPYLFAQIDMKKREKLSQGVDIIDLGIGDPDIPTPEPIIKAMQKAVEKPEHHRYPSYEGMLSFREAVADFYRRRFGVSLDPTTEVITLIGSKEGIAHFPLAFVNPGDVVLCPDPAYPVYKIGTIFAGGIPYIIPLKEENGFLPDFKSIPKDVLKKAKIIWVNYPNNPTSATAKEDFYRELVNWAMEHNIIVASDLAYSEIYMGNEKPISILQIDEAKEVAIEFHSLSKTFNMTGWRIGMAVGNAELVAGLGKVKTNIDSGQFQAIQEAGITALKMPESEIQRIREIYKQRREVMVKALEDIGLEVYNSTATFYLWVKVPKGYTSAQFVSLLLDECGVVCTPGNGFGQYGEGYFRISLTLPTERLMEATERIRKLKI from the coding sequence ATGAGCTTTGAATACTCTGAGAGGATAAAAAGCTTACCACCATACCTTTTTGCGCAAATAGATATGAAGAAGAGGGAAAAGCTCTCTCAAGGTGTGGACATAATAGATCTTGGTATAGGGGATCCGGACATACCAACTCCTGAACCTATAATAAAGGCCATGCAGAAAGCGGTTGAAAAACCCGAGCATCACCGGTATCCATCTTACGAAGGTATGCTCTCCTTCAGGGAAGCTGTTGCAGATTTTTACAGAAGGAGGTTTGGAGTTTCATTAGATCCTACAACTGAAGTTATTACACTCATAGGTTCAAAGGAAGGAATAGCTCACTTCCCTTTAGCTTTTGTAAACCCCGGAGATGTTGTGCTTTGCCCCGATCCTGCATATCCAGTATACAAGATAGGAACCATCTTTGCCGGTGGCATACCTTACATCATACCCCTAAAGGAAGAAAACGGATTCCTTCCTGATTTTAAGAGCATACCCAAAGATGTGTTAAAAAAGGCGAAAATCATTTGGGTAAATTATCCCAATAACCCTACCTCTGCAACGGCAAAAGAGGACTTTTACAGGGAGCTTGTAAACTGGGCAATGGAACACAACATTATAGTAGCTTCGGATCTTGCTTATTCGGAGATATATATGGGGAACGAAAAACCCATATCCATACTCCAGATAGATGAAGCTAAAGAAGTAGCCATAGAGTTTCATTCACTCTCAAAAACTTTCAATATGACAGGATGGCGCATAGGTATGGCTGTAGGAAATGCAGAACTTGTCGCTGGTCTTGGAAAGGTAAAAACTAACATAGATTCTGGACAGTTTCAAGCTATTCAGGAAGCTGGGATAACAGCTCTAAAAATGCCAGAAAGCGAAATCCAAAGGATCAGGGAGATCTATAAGCAAAGAAGGGAGGTTATGGTTAAGGCTCTTGAAGATATAGGGCTTGAAGTTTATAACTCTACAGCTACATTCTATTTGTGGGTTAAGGTACCCAAAGGATATACCTCCGCTCAGTTTGTCTCTTTGCTACTTGATGAGTGTGGTGTGGTTTGTACTCCGGGAAACGGCTTTGGACAGTACGGAGAAGGTTACTTTCGTATATCCCTCACTTTACCTACAGAAAGACTCATGGAAGCAACGGAAAGGATTCGTAAATTAAAAATATGA
- the hisD gene encoding histidinol dehydrogenase, producing MKVEDLRNTAWRFNERLRFIAKRGEILEEEYEPVVREIIKKVKQEGDRAIMEYTEKFDGIKLTKDTMEIPYEELENAYNEIEEDVRSALEIACERIRRFHELQKEKGFFLEESGTILGMKITPIERVGVYVPGGKASYPSTVLMNVVPAIVAGVEEVIMVSPKPNRYTLASAFIAGVSRVYQIGGAQAIAGLAYGTEMIPKVDKIVGPGNIYVAVAKKLLFGVVDIDMIAGPSEILIISDGSCDPAWIAADLLSQAEHDELAGAFMVTTDERHALNVKEELKRLMENFPRKDIAQKSVERFGTIFLVDDLYKACEVANYIAPEHLEVLTQDPFSLLPYIKHAGAIFLGRLSTEALGDYILGPNHTLPTGGTARFFSPLGVYDFIKRSSVMYVSKEGFDRLAELTESIAKAEGLFAHYTSVKIRREV from the coding sequence ATGAAGGTTGAAGACCTAAGAAACACAGCGTGGAGATTTAACGAAAGGCTACGTTTTATCGCGAAGAGGGGAGAAATACTTGAAGAGGAGTATGAACCAGTTGTCAGGGAGATAATAAAGAAGGTTAAACAAGAGGGTGACAGGGCTATAATGGAGTATACCGAAAAGTTTGATGGTATAAAGCTGACCAAAGACACTATGGAGATCCCGTATGAAGAGCTTGAAAATGCCTACAACGAAATAGAGGAGGATGTACGTTCAGCTCTTGAGATAGCCTGTGAAAGGATAAGGAGATTTCACGAACTCCAGAAGGAAAAGGGCTTCTTTTTGGAGGAAAGTGGAACCATTTTAGGTATGAAAATTACACCTATAGAAAGGGTGGGGGTGTATGTACCAGGTGGTAAAGCTTCCTATCCTTCTACTGTGCTTATGAACGTTGTACCTGCTATTGTGGCAGGTGTTGAAGAAGTGATCATGGTTTCTCCCAAGCCTAACAGGTATACTCTGGCATCTGCTTTCATAGCCGGTGTGAGTAGAGTTTACCAGATAGGAGGTGCTCAAGCTATAGCCGGTCTCGCCTACGGAACTGAGATGATACCGAAAGTTGATAAAATAGTTGGTCCTGGCAATATATACGTAGCTGTAGCAAAAAAACTCCTCTTTGGGGTGGTCGATATAGACATGATAGCTGGTCCTTCCGAGATACTGATAATATCTGACGGATCGTGTGATCCCGCTTGGATTGCAGCTGATCTTCTGTCTCAGGCTGAGCATGACGAACTTGCTGGTGCTTTTATGGTTACAACGGATGAAAGACACGCATTGAATGTAAAGGAAGAGTTGAAAAGACTTATGGAGAACTTTCCCAGAAAGGATATAGCCCAAAAATCTGTAGAACGGTTCGGTACCATATTTCTGGTGGATGATCTCTACAAAGCGTGTGAGGTAGCCAATTACATAGCACCTGAACACCTTGAAGTGCTAACACAAGACCCTTTTTCATTACTGCCTTACATAAAGCATGCTGGAGCTATCTTCTTGGGAAGACTGAGTACTGAAGCTCTTGGAGACTATATTTTAGGTCCAAATCACACTCTTCCTACAGGTGGTACCGCAAGATTCTTTTCTCCCTTAGGTGTTTATGATTTTATAAAGAGAAGTTCTGTAATGTATGTTTCTAAGGAAGGTTTTGACAGGCTCGCTGAGCTTACTGAAAGCATAGCAAAGGCTGAGGGACTATTTGCTCACTATACATCTGTAAAGATCAGGAGAGAGGTATGA
- the hpt gene encoding hypoxanthine phosphoribosyltransferase, whose protein sequence is MQALSVKGKKLRLVIDQEAIKKRVEELAQEIDRDMGEPFIAVGLLKGSFIFLADLIRSVSLPVKVDFMWVSSYGSGTVSEGHVRVLKDISMNIQGEKVLLVDDILDTGYTLKEIIQILKMREPKILKTCVLLDKYERRKVEVKVDYTGFYVPDAFLVGYGLDWDEEGRNLRGIYAVEGL, encoded by the coding sequence ATGCAAGCATTGAGCGTAAAAGGTAAAAAGTTGAGACTTGTCATAGATCAAGAGGCGATAAAAAAGAGGGTAGAAGAGTTAGCACAAGAAATAGATAGAGATATGGGAGAACCTTTTATAGCTGTGGGTCTTTTGAAAGGATCTTTCATATTTCTCGCTGATCTGATCAGAAGCGTATCTCTACCTGTGAAGGTAGACTTTATGTGGGTCTCAAGTTACGGCTCAGGAACGGTGAGCGAAGGTCATGTAAGAGTCCTTAAAGACATAAGCATGAATATACAGGGAGAAAAAGTCCTTCTCGTTGATGACATTTTGGATACAGGATACACGCTCAAAGAGATAATACAAATATTGAAAATGAGAGAACCCAAAATACTAAAAACTTGTGTACTGCTTGATAAGTACGAAAGGAGGAAGGTGGAAGTTAAAGTTGATTATACAGGTTTTTACGTTCCGGATGCTTTCCTCGTTGGATATGGACTCGATTGGGATGAAGAAGGTAGAAACTTAAGGGGTATTTATGCGGTTGAAGGTTTATAA
- the plsY gene encoding glycerol-3-phosphate 1-O-acyltransferase PlsY — protein MDSILLVLFAYLLGSVLFGEHIAKAKGVDLRSTGSGNVGATNVGRALGAKYAVLVFILDMFKGLFPIFLARVYFGVESWTLSVVGVASVLGHVLPIFHSFKGGKGVATAFGVLLGISPLVAFICLGVWGMVFKLKGYVSLASLISCALAPFLLLIFSYPLNVLFMSFVIVFLIFCKHRDNIIRLIEGREHSFKI, from the coding sequence ATGGATAGTATCCTACTCGTTTTGTTTGCGTATCTTCTGGGTTCTGTTCTCTTCGGTGAGCATATAGCCAAAGCAAAAGGTGTGGATCTGAGATCTACAGGTAGCGGTAATGTTGGAGCTACTAATGTAGGCAGAGCTTTAGGTGCAAAGTACGCTGTTTTGGTCTTCATTCTTGATATGTTTAAGGGTCTATTTCCAATATTTCTGGCAAGGGTATATTTCGGTGTTGAAAGTTGGACACTCAGCGTTGTAGGTGTTGCAAGTGTACTCGGACACGTCTTACCTATTTTTCACTCTTTTAAAGGTGGAAAGGGTGTAGCTACCGCTTTCGGTGTCCTTTTGGGTATTTCTCCGCTTGTAGCCTTCATCTGTCTGGGTGTGTGGGGTATGGTCTTCAAATTAAAAGGATACGTTTCCTTAGCTTCTCTAATTTCTTGTGCCTTGGCACCTTTCCTTTTATTGATTTTTAGCTATCCCTTAAATGTGCTGTTTATGTCCTTCGTGATAGTGTTTCTTATCTTTTGCAAACACAGGGACAACATAATCAGACTCATAGAAGGAAGGGAACATTCTTTTAAAATCTGA
- a CDS encoding glycosyltransferase family 39 protein: MVYVLIFNTSLLIFRILYILYYHTDLSPEEAQYWDWSRHLDLSYYSKPPMVAYLNFLAGKILGVSELAVRVSPVVLSFLLSIITYVFVRRIFGHKIAFISSTLPQITVGYAVNSLLMTTDAPFVFFWSLSVMCLYEAMEKNDTKLWFLSGVLSGFAFLSKYPAVFLLPITLTYMALLKRHLLKRLNPYFSLIPAFLLSLPVFVWNYMHNFVSFKHVSTLASKSDNFFQPFYVLEFVGSQAVLLSVLPFITLLYAWVKSFKNRNLLFFTFYSLPIFLFFLLLSFHKRVEANWSGFAYFSGFILISYFLSRSVLLLPTYFFSFLIFLFLHFTPLLDALGFGKFLPPEKDPTKFLVGWRSLAKRVDELYTGNELVFSPQYQVSAELAFYMKGTPQTYCVNLGRRMNQYDLWKDGMKAYIGKDAIFVSVGPIQKRVLDAFDGIIKEDIYRVFWRGKEVSVFYIYKLKNYRGLEENLPMGY; encoded by the coding sequence ATGGTGTATGTCCTTATTTTTAATACTTCCCTTTTGATCTTTAGAATACTTTACATCCTTTACTATCATACGGATTTATCTCCAGAAGAAGCCCAATACTGGGACTGGTCACGGCATTTGGATCTCAGTTACTACTCTAAACCCCCTATGGTGGCATACTTAAATTTTCTGGCGGGAAAGATCTTAGGGGTTAGTGAGCTCGCGGTGAGGGTAAGCCCGGTAGTACTTTCTTTTCTCCTTTCTATCATCACTTACGTTTTTGTTAGGAGGATCTTCGGACATAAGATAGCGTTTATATCATCGACTCTTCCCCAAATAACGGTTGGGTATGCGGTAAATTCACTCCTGATGACCACGGACGCCCCTTTTGTGTTTTTTTGGTCTTTATCCGTTATGTGCTTATACGAGGCTATGGAGAAAAATGACACAAAGCTGTGGTTTCTCTCAGGAGTGCTTTCAGGATTCGCTTTTTTGAGTAAGTATCCGGCTGTTTTCCTACTTCCCATTACCCTAACATACATGGCTCTTTTAAAAAGACACCTCCTCAAAAGGCTTAATCCTTATTTTAGCCTGATCCCCGCTTTTTTGCTTTCTCTTCCCGTTTTTGTATGGAACTACATGCATAACTTCGTTTCTTTCAAGCATGTTTCAACCCTCGCGTCCAAAAGTGATAACTTTTTTCAACCTTTTTATGTCCTTGAGTTTGTCGGAAGTCAGGCTGTCTTATTATCCGTATTACCCTTCATCACGCTTTTGTATGCTTGGGTGAAGAGTTTCAAAAACCGAAATCTTCTATTTTTCACCTTCTATTCCTTACCTATTTTTCTATTTTTCCTCCTTCTTTCCTTTCACAAAAGGGTAGAAGCAAACTGGTCAGGTTTCGCCTATTTTTCGGGTTTTATTCTTATATCTTACTTTTTATCTCGTAGTGTACTCCTTTTACCTACCTACTTTTTTTCTTTTCTGATCTTTTTGTTTTTACACTTCACCCCTTTATTGGATGCTTTAGGATTTGGGAAATTTCTCCCTCCTGAAAAAGATCCTACCAAGTTTTTGGTGGGTTGGAGGTCCCTTGCCAAAAGGGTGGATGAACTTTATACAGGTAATGAACTTGTATTTTCTCCTCAGTATCAGGTATCTGCGGAGCTTGCATTTTACATGAAGGGAACCCCCCAAACTTACTGTGTGAATTTAGGGAGGAGAATGAATCAGTACGATCTTTGGAAAGATGGTATGAAAGCTTATATAGGAAAGGATGCCATATTTGTAAGCGTAGGACCTATACAAAAGAGGGTTCTTGATGCTTTTGATGGTATAATAAAGGAGGATATATACAGGGTCTTTTGGAGAGGTAAAGAGGTAAGCGTTTTTTACATTTACAAGCTCAAAAATTATAGAGGTTTGGAGGAGAACTTACCGATGGGTTATTAG